A window of the Chloroflexota bacterium genome harbors these coding sequences:
- a CDS encoding MMPL family transporter, whose amino-acid sequence MFGLVASFATSWRRAAIVIAIWGVVGAAVVVTAPPLSDVTTNEQENFLPDGSESLRVLQLVREKFPRGQGIPAIVVFHQPDGLSDSDLAAVARVDETLQSPDAPPGIQNVLALSTSSPMAANALLAPDGTTVTTIVTISGSPAEEEFREVIRWIRDQARAGTAAAGLTVAITGPAGIISDAVEVFASIDFRVTLFTVLFVLVLLLLIYRSPALALLPLAGVGWTLVIAQGVAATLAENAGLLLNGQVTALMSVLMFGAGTDFTLFIVARYREELRQQPDRWRAMQVALRRVGPAIASSAGTTIAAMLALLLATFGSFQTMGPVLALAMFLMLLSGLTFIPAMAVLLGRAAFWPGRMHVTGTEHSRIWSRVADFVTRRPVATFTATFVLLVAFAAGTPTITPNFSFIGGFPDDAESKIGAQIMDDAFGAGELAPTNVYLNTDNVLTSLVDVDRVAEAIADIPGVTRVSGPTRPTGEAPAVEPAALQAAVANLPPGILRGGAPTGAPAARPPSNADPQMQAVIEAFMAAGRFISPDGSTARLDVVMGDDPYGIPAIERIDEVRATARSTVEGTSLADAEVLVGGPTALQTDAWASVNTDVRLVGPIVVVLIWFILLLLLRSLVAATYLIGSVLLSFLSALGISVVIFQNLMGHPGVGYQNAVFMFIFLAALGADYNILIMSRVREEIRARGLVEGTRLAVARTGGVITSAGLILAGTFSILATLPLRDIFQLGFAVMLGVLLDTFVVRALFVPSLVILLRRWNWWPVRLDSPSSAEADASGIAS is encoded by the coding sequence ATGTTCGGGCTAGTTGCCAGCTTTGCTACCAGTTGGCGCCGGGCGGCGATCGTCATCGCCATCTGGGGCGTGGTGGGCGCCGCCGTGGTCGTCACGGCCCCGCCGCTCTCCGACGTCACCACCAACGAGCAGGAGAACTTCCTCCCGGACGGCTCGGAGTCCCTGCGCGTCCTCCAACTGGTCCGGGAAAAATTCCCGCGCGGGCAGGGCATTCCCGCCATCGTCGTCTTCCACCAACCGGACGGCCTGTCCGACTCGGATCTGGCGGCCGTGGCGCGGGTGGACGAAACGCTGCAGTCGCCCGACGCACCGCCCGGCATCCAAAACGTGCTCGCGCTGAGCACCTCCTCTCCGATGGCGGCGAACGCGTTGCTGGCGCCGGACGGCACAACCGTGACGACGATCGTAACGATCAGCGGCTCGCCGGCGGAGGAGGAGTTTCGCGAGGTCATTCGCTGGATTCGCGACCAGGCGCGCGCCGGAACCGCCGCTGCGGGTCTCACCGTGGCCATCACCGGTCCCGCGGGAATCATCTCCGACGCCGTGGAGGTGTTCGCGTCGATCGACTTCCGGGTGACGCTCTTCACCGTGCTCTTCGTCCTCGTGCTGTTGCTGCTGATCTACCGCTCACCCGCGCTGGCCCTGCTTCCGCTGGCCGGCGTGGGTTGGACGCTGGTGATCGCCCAGGGAGTGGCGGCAACGCTGGCCGAAAACGCCGGGCTGCTGCTCAACGGCCAGGTGACGGCGCTGATGTCAGTGCTCATGTTCGGCGCCGGCACCGACTTTACGCTCTTCATTGTGGCCCGATATCGGGAGGAGCTGCGGCAACAGCCCGACCGCTGGCGCGCCATGCAGGTGGCGCTGCGCCGGGTGGGACCCGCGATTGCATCCAGCGCCGGCACCACCATCGCGGCCATGCTGGCGCTGCTGCTGGCCACGTTCGGATCGTTTCAGACGATGGGGCCGGTGCTGGCGCTGGCGATGTTCCTGATGCTGCTCAGCGGGCTTACGTTCATTCCAGCCATGGCGGTGCTGCTGGGACGCGCGGCGTTCTGGCCCGGACGCATGCACGTGACCGGCACCGAGCACTCCCGCATCTGGTCGCGCGTCGCGGACTTCGTGACCCGCCGCCCGGTGGCCACCTTCACGGCGACCTTCGTGCTGTTGGTGGCATTCGCCGCCGGCACGCCCACCATCACCCCCAACTTCAGCTTCATCGGCGGCTTCCCGGACGACGCCGAGTCCAAGATCGGCGCCCAGATCATGGACGACGCCTTCGGCGCCGGTGAGCTGGCGCCGACGAATGTCTATCTGAATACCGACAACGTTCTGACCAGCCTGGTGGATGTCGACCGCGTGGCCGAGGCCATCGCCGACATCCCGGGCGTCACGCGGGTGAGCGGACCCACGCGGCCCACGGGCGAGGCGCCGGCCGTGGAGCCAGCCGCGCTGCAGGCGGCCGTTGCCAACCTTCCGCCCGGCATCCTCCGGGGCGGCGCGCCAACCGGCGCACCGGCGGCCCGTCCGCCGTCGAACGCCGATCCGCAAATGCAAGCCGTGATCGAGGCCTTCATGGCCGCCGGCCGCTTCATCTCGCCCGACGGCAGCACGGCCCGGCTGGACGTGGTGATGGGGGACGATCCCTACGGCATTCCGGCCATCGAGCGCATCGACGAAGTCCGCGCGACGGCGCGGAGCACGGTCGAGGGCACCAGCCTGGCCGACGCCGAGGTCCTGGTCGGCGGCCCAACCGCGCTGCAGACGGACGCATGGGCCTCGGTGAACACCGACGTTCGGCTTGTCGGACCGATTGTGGTGGTGCTCATCTGGTTCATCCTCTTGCTGCTGCTGCGCAGCCTGGTCGCGGCTACCTACCTCATCGGCAGCGTGCTGTTGAGCTTTCTCTCCGCGCTGGGCATATCGGTCGTGATCTTCCAGAACCTGATGGGGCATCCCGGCGTGGGCTATCAGAACGCCGTCTTCATGTTCATCTTCCTGGCCGCGCTGGGCGCCGACTACAACATCCTGATCATGTCGCGCGTCCGCGAGGAGATTCGGGCGCGTGGCCTGGTCGAAGGCACGCGTCTGGCAGTGGCGCGCACCGGAGGCGTCATCACCTCGGCTGGCCTGATCCTGGCCGGCACCTTCTCGATCCTGGCCACACTGCCCCTGCGCGACATTTTCCAGCTGGGATTCGCCGTGATGCTGGGCGTCCTGCTGGATACCTTCGTCGTGCGCGCGCTGTTCGTGCCCAGCCTGGTGATCCTGCTGCGCCGCTGGAACTGGTGGCCGGTGCGCCTGGATTCGCCGTCCTCGGCTGAAGCGGACGCGTCGGGCATCGCCTCGTAG
- a CDS encoding amidohydrolase family protein — MAAQRERPLTVNDLVIVDCDVHANDPPEALAPYCDEPWRVALEHLGDVPRRYLEAPGYAPATPFDLPVPGRGLTHRTVTTADQMREDLDAMSIDIAILFPDFLLRMAVLPQADFAAAVARAFNAWLAERWTDPAQGLYGTVLAAPQDPEDAAREIRKYGSRKDFVGVFLPTCAVRPLWGHTMYDPIFEAAQETGCPVMLHSVGGILHTNFPFNTEQFATQLGRHSVEHGFALMANIFSMIETGMPVRFPDLNVVFTEGGVSWVPYVLWHLDKEYHELRHQAPLLTKPPSHYIREFYFCTQPVEEPERPQDLVTLIDLIDGKDHVVFASDWPHHDFDHPREVMIKPFPAETKRKIMGETALKLFDFATPSTNGAA; from the coding sequence ATGGCGGCCCAGCGCGAACGTCCGCTCACGGTCAACGACCTCGTCATCGTCGACTGCGACGTGCACGCCAACGATCCCCCCGAGGCGCTGGCGCCCTATTGCGACGAACCGTGGCGCGTGGCCCTGGAACACCTGGGCGACGTGCCGCGCCGCTACCTGGAGGCTCCGGGATACGCACCAGCCACACCCTTCGACCTGCCGGTGCCTGGCCGCGGCCTGACGCACCGCACGGTGACGACCGCCGACCAGATGCGCGAGGACCTGGACGCCATGTCCATCGACATCGCCATCCTGTTCCCCGACTTCCTGCTGCGGATGGCCGTCCTGCCGCAGGCCGACTTCGCGGCGGCGGTGGCCCGGGCCTTCAACGCCTGGCTGGCGGAGCGTTGGACGGACCCTGCGCAGGGGTTGTACGGCACCGTCCTGGCCGCGCCGCAAGACCCGGAGGACGCCGCGCGGGAGATCCGCAAATACGGCTCACGCAAGGACTTCGTCGGCGTGTTCCTGCCGACCTGCGCCGTCCGCCCCCTGTGGGGCCACACGATGTACGACCCCATCTTCGAGGCCGCCCAGGAAACCGGCTGCCCCGTGATGCTGCACAGCGTCGGCGGAATCCTGCACACGAACTTCCCTTTCAACACGGAGCAGTTCGCGACCCAGCTGGGGCGGCATTCGGTGGAGCATGGATTCGCGCTGATGGCCAACATCTTCAGCATGATCGAGACCGGCATGCCGGTGCGCTTCCCCGATCTGAATGTCGTGTTCACGGAAGGCGGCGTGTCGTGGGTGCCCTACGTCCTGTGGCACCTGGACAAGGAGTACCACGAGCTGCGCCACCAGGCGCCCCTGCTCACCAAGCCGCCGAGCCACTACATCCGCGAGTTTTACTTCTGCACGCAGCCGGTTGAAGAGCCGGAGCGTCCGCAAGACCTGGTGACGCTGATCGACCTGATCGATGGCAAGGACCACGTGGTCTTCGCGTCAGACTGGCCGCACCACGACTTCGACCACCCGCGCGAGGTGATGATCAAGCCGTTTCCCGCGGAGACGAAACGCAAGATCATGGGCGAGACGGCGCTGAAGCTCTTCGACTTCGCGACGCCGTCAACGAATGGGGCGGCGTAG
- a CDS encoding Ldh family oxidoreductase, whose protein sequence is MVTKQAGELRRIVLEILGAAGATDENAADVANHLVIADMSGVVTHGVTQLSGYVTAIRADQLLPCARPEALKDLDGGALVTGNWTFGQVAAKYGAELGIGKAATSGLALVSLVQSHHIGRLGHYVEMAAAEGQVSLVCAGGFGAVDPQTVPYGGRTRVLHTNPIAMGFPVAGAPPMMFDFATTALSGVKVVNAQKRGETLPPGSIIDAEGNPTTDPQAFFDGGGHVPFGAHKGYALMMAAEFLGRTFSGSDDFAEETRGGDIMRHQGVTMLFARADLFRDMDAYLSGARELVDQVHAAEPAPGFSEVLAPGDLEARTRLQRERDGIPLHDDVWQDLVDSAASLGLDIA, encoded by the coding sequence ATGGTCACGAAACAAGCGGGCGAGCTGCGGCGGATCGTGCTCGAGATCCTGGGCGCCGCCGGAGCAACGGACGAGAATGCAGCCGACGTGGCCAACCATCTAGTCATCGCCGACATGAGCGGCGTCGTGACCCACGGGGTCACACAGCTTTCGGGGTACGTGACCGCCATCAGGGCCGACCAACTGCTGCCGTGCGCGCGCCCGGAAGCCCTCAAAGACCTCGACGGCGGGGCGCTGGTCACCGGCAACTGGACGTTTGGGCAGGTGGCGGCGAAGTACGGCGCCGAGCTGGGCATCGGCAAGGCGGCCACGTCCGGCCTGGCCCTGGTCTCGCTGGTCCAGTCACACCACATCGGACGCCTGGGCCACTACGTGGAGATGGCCGCGGCGGAGGGCCAGGTCTCGCTGGTTTGCGCCGGCGGGTTCGGCGCCGTCGACCCGCAGACGGTGCCCTATGGCGGTCGCACGCGCGTGCTGCACACCAACCCGATTGCGATGGGCTTCCCCGTCGCGGGCGCGCCGCCCATGATGTTCGACTTCGCCACCACGGCGCTCTCCGGCGTGAAGGTGGTCAACGCCCAGAAGCGCGGCGAGACGCTGCCGCCGGGCAGCATCATCGATGCCGAGGGGAATCCGACGACCGATCCTCAGGCGTTCTTCGACGGCGGTGGCCATGTTCCCTTCGGGGCGCACAAGGGCTACGCGCTGATGATGGCCGCCGAGTTCCTGGGGCGCACCTTCTCCGGATCGGACGACTTCGCCGAGGAAACGCGCGGGGGCGACATCATGCGCCACCAGGGCGTGACGATGCTGTTCGCGCGGGCCGACCTCTTCCGCGACATGGACGCCTACCTGAGCGGCGCGCGGGAGCTGGTCGACCAGGTCCACGCGGCGGAGCCCGCGCCGGGATTCAGCGAAGTGCTGGCGCCCGGCGACCTAGAGGCGCGCACCCGCCTACAGCGCGAGCGCGACGGGATTCCGCTGCACGACGACGTGTGGCAGGACCTGGTGGACAGCGCCGCGTCCCTCGGGCTGGACATCGCCTGA
- the dgoD gene encoding galactonate dehydratase: MRPRKITDIKTFLVGGSWRNWLIVKIETDIDGLHGIGEATLEGRSATAETAVHELKRYLMDKDPFEIEKHFQELYRRAFYGGGAVLTSAISGVETAMWDIKGKALGVPVYELLGGKVRDRVKLYANAWYRQGMSPEQMAEAAKAALKLGVQGMKFNPWGAREGIDFYRMDNNILNTGVEAVGAVREAVGPDIDLYIDCNGIFNTVGNAVRAGKAVEEYNITFFEEPIPHEDLDAMAYVRSKLNIPIATGERLFTIFSFQQLLNHGGADIVQPDMAHCGGMLEARKIAAIADSHYAAFAPHNPNGEVSYASAVQMAACVPNFLTLEHFPPEPWRFEVCANPLTVEDGWLEIPDRPGLGVEFNEEAAKDHPYQPMDLYDLHRPTLRLNVPSFKGRDQLR; this comes from the coding sequence ATGCGACCAAGAAAAATCACGGACATCAAGACCTTTCTCGTCGGCGGGTCGTGGCGCAACTGGCTGATCGTCAAGATCGAGACCGACATCGACGGCCTGCACGGCATCGGCGAGGCCACCCTCGAAGGCCGGTCGGCGACGGCCGAAACGGCGGTTCATGAGCTGAAGCGCTATCTCATGGACAAGGACCCGTTCGAGATCGAGAAGCACTTCCAAGAGCTGTACCGGCGGGCGTTCTACGGCGGCGGGGCGGTGCTGACGAGCGCGATCAGCGGCGTCGAGACGGCCATGTGGGACATCAAGGGCAAGGCGCTGGGCGTTCCGGTCTACGAGCTGCTCGGCGGCAAGGTGCGCGACCGGGTGAAGCTCTACGCCAACGCCTGGTACCGGCAGGGCATGAGCCCGGAGCAGATGGCCGAGGCCGCCAAGGCCGCGCTGAAGCTGGGCGTCCAGGGAATGAAGTTCAACCCGTGGGGCGCCCGCGAGGGCATCGACTTCTATCGCATGGACAACAACATCCTCAACACCGGCGTCGAGGCCGTGGGCGCGGTGCGCGAGGCCGTGGGACCCGACATCGACCTTTACATCGACTGCAACGGCATCTTCAACACCGTGGGCAACGCCGTGCGGGCGGGCAAAGCGGTGGAGGAGTACAACATCACCTTCTTCGAGGAGCCCATCCCCCACGAAGACCTGGACGCCATGGCCTACGTCCGCAGCAAGCTCAACATCCCGATCGCCACGGGCGAACGCCTGTTCACGATCTTCAGCTTTCAGCAGCTGCTGAACCACGGGGGCGCCGACATCGTGCAGCCGGACATGGCCCACTGCGGCGGAATGCTGGAGGCGCGCAAGATCGCGGCCATCGCGGACTCCCACTACGCCGCGTTCGCGCCGCACAACCCCAACGGCGAGGTGTCCTACGCCTCGGCGGTGCAGATGGCGGCCTGCGTCCCGAACTTCCTGACGCTGGAGCACTTCCCGCCGGAGCCGTGGCGGTTCGAGGTGTGCGCCAACCCGCTGACCGTTGAAGACGGGTGGCTGGAAATCCCGGACCGGCCCGGCCTGGGCGTGGAGTTCAACGAGGAGGCCGCCAAGGACCATCCCTACCAGCCGATGGACCTCTACGACCTGCACCGACCCACGCTGCGGCTGAACGTGCCGTCGTTCAAGGGGCGCGACCAGCTGCGGTAA
- a CDS encoding amidohydrolase family protein codes for MIVDVHTHCLQPEHVSAASRRADVRAGYAPMQPLPFETYAKAMEAVDRAIVFGVRALACGMLSPDDFTANWVARDPDKLIGFMGIDPTEDGYLDQIDRGVDLGLRGIKIYPMLAHFNPADPVYFALYEKAQRLGLPILSHMGTQPNPRAILKYSHPLLIDEVAQAFPDLKFVIAHMAHPWQRDCAVVIRKHANVYADVSGGGWVRPYQAWEALVLMVEWGVADKLLFGSDFPLWTPQEGMDDMRRLNDQVEGTNLPRIPDEVLDGIIHRNSLELLGLE; via the coding sequence ATGATCGTCGACGTTCATACGCACTGCCTGCAGCCGGAGCATGTGAGCGCGGCGTCCCGCCGGGCCGATGTGCGGGCGGGGTATGCGCCCATGCAGCCGCTGCCGTTCGAGACCTATGCCAAGGCCATGGAGGCGGTTGATCGGGCCATCGTGTTCGGGGTGCGGGCGCTGGCCTGCGGCATGCTGAGTCCCGACGACTTCACCGCCAACTGGGTGGCCAGGGACCCGGACAAGCTCATCGGGTTCATGGGCATCGATCCGACCGAGGACGGCTATCTCGACCAGATCGACCGGGGCGTCGACCTGGGCCTGCGCGGGATCAAGATCTATCCCATGCTGGCGCACTTCAATCCGGCCGATCCGGTCTATTTCGCCCTCTACGAGAAGGCCCAGCGCCTGGGACTGCCAATCCTTTCGCACATGGGCACGCAGCCGAATCCGCGGGCGATCCTCAAGTACAGCCATCCACTCCTGATCGACGAGGTGGCGCAGGCGTTCCCGGACCTCAAGTTCGTGATCGCGCACATGGCGCACCCGTGGCAGCGCGACTGCGCGGTGGTCATCCGCAAGCACGCCAACGTCTACGCCGACGTCTCGGGCGGGGGCTGGGTACGGCCCTACCAGGCCTGGGAGGCGTTGGTGCTGATGGTCGAGTGGGGCGTGGCCGACAAGCTGCTGTTCGGGTCCGATTTCCCGCTCTGGACGCCGCAGGAAGGCATGGACGACATGCGCCGCCTGAACGACCAGGTCGAGGGCACGAACCTGCCGCGGATTCCCGACGAGGTTCTCGACGGGATCATCCATCGCAATTCGCTGGAGCTGCTGGGGTTGGAGTAG
- a CDS encoding amidohydrolase family protein, which yields MIIDVHSHCLQPDHVSEASRRADERAGYPPMQPLPFETYQEAMRVVDKSVVFGVRALACGALSPNDFTAEWVAKDPDRIIGFMCIDPTEDGYLEEIERGVELGLRGIKIYPMLAHFNPADPFYFALYEKAQRLELPILSHVGTHPNPRAILKYSHPLLFDEVAQAFPDLKIVIAHMGHPWQRDCAVVIRKHANVYADVSGAGWVRPYSAWEALVLMVEWGVADKLLFGSDFPFWTPEEGMTKMRRLNEQVEGTNLPRIPDDVIEGIIHRNTLELLGLE from the coding sequence GTGATCATCGATGTCCACTCGCACTGCCTGCAGCCGGATCACGTGAGCGAGGCCTCGCGCCGCGCCGACGAGCGGGCGGGGTATCCGCCCATGCAGCCGCTGCCGTTCGAAACCTATCAAGAAGCCATGCGCGTGGTGGACAAGTCCGTCGTCTTTGGCGTGCGCGCCCTAGCGTGCGGCGCCCTGAGTCCCAACGACTTCACCGCCGAGTGGGTGGCGAAGGACCCGGACCGGATCATCGGGTTCATGTGCATCGATCCGACCGAGGACGGCTATCTCGAGGAGATCGAGCGCGGCGTCGAGCTCGGGCTGCGCGGGATCAAGATCTATCCCATGCTGGCGCACTTCAATCCGGCCGATCCGTTCTACTTCGCCCTCTACGAGAAGGCCCAGCGCCTGGAGCTGCCGATCCTGTCTCACGTGGGCACGCATCCGAATCCGCGGGCGATCCTGAAGTACAGCCACCCGCTGCTTTTCGACGAAGTGGCGCAGGCCTTCCCGGACCTGAAGATCGTGATCGCGCACATGGGCCATCCCTGGCAGCGCGATTGCGCGGTCGTGATCCGCAAGCACGCCAACGTCTACGCCGACGTCTCGGGCGCGGGCTGGGTGCGGCCCTACTCGGCCTGGGAGGCCCTGGTGCTGATGGTCGAGTGGGGCGTGGCCGACAAGCTGCTGTTCGGCTCGGATTTCCCATTCTGGACGCCCGAGGAGGGCATGACCAAGATGCGCCGCCTCAACGAGCAGGTGGAGGGCACCAACCTGCCGCGAATCCCGGACGACGTGATCGAGGGAATCATCCACCGCAACACCCTGGAACTCCTGGGGCTCGAATGA
- a CDS encoding ABC transporter substrate-binding protein — MSIRSRAIRLLAAGLLSVSLAACDGAPAEPLKLGLLTYISEGAPQNAQDRQRAFELAVAHVNEAGGVFGRPVETAVGDTALDPDTAVVEARRLIEDEGVHALVGPSTSANSLAVVERVAGPAEIPMVSPSATSPRLTDAADDDFFFRVALSDVAQGPVLARVAGDRGFDNVGAIYRNDAWGLGLVQSLQDAWEGAITAVAIEPGQTEFADALRQSAATGAQALILIVYSTETEVILREALERGIYDQFVFSDGVKSPALVQAIGGAALAGMYGTGPAPPPASESAARWEAAYLDAYSKPPAGTYVREVYDATVALALAAETAASTDGAAIRDQLRAVGGGPGEVVFAGPDGIARALEILGAGGAVDYDGASGTLDWDENGDLRRGFIGIWRYTTDERIEDVDVVLFEN; from the coding sequence ATGTCAATCAGATCGCGCGCTATCCGGCTGCTGGCGGCGGGCCTGCTTTCAGTCTCACTGGCGGCGTGCGACGGGGCGCCGGCTGAGCCGCTGAAGCTCGGGCTGCTGACCTACATCAGCGAGGGGGCGCCGCAGAACGCTCAGGATCGGCAGCGGGCCTTCGAACTGGCGGTGGCGCACGTTAACGAGGCCGGCGGTGTATTCGGCCGGCCGGTCGAGACAGCCGTCGGCGACACCGCGCTCGACCCGGACACGGCAGTCGTAGAAGCGCGGCGTCTGATCGAGGATGAAGGCGTGCACGCGCTCGTCGGACCCAGCACCAGCGCCAACTCGCTGGCAGTGGTCGAGCGCGTGGCCGGGCCGGCCGAGATTCCCATGGTCAGCCCCTCGGCCACCTCACCCCGGTTGACCGACGCCGCGGACGACGACTTCTTCTTCCGCGTCGCCCTGTCCGACGTGGCGCAGGGCCCAGTCCTAGCGCGGGTCGCCGGCGATCGGGGCTTTGACAACGTGGGCGCGATTTACCGCAACGACGCCTGGGGGCTGGGATTGGTCCAGTCCTTGCAGGACGCCTGGGAGGGCGCCATCACTGCCGTAGCGATCGAACCTGGACAAACCGAGTTCGCCGACGCCCTGCGGCAGTCGGCCGCCACCGGCGCTCAGGCCTTGATCCTGATCGTCTACTCAACGGAGACGGAGGTCATCCTGCGCGAGGCGCTCGAGCGCGGGATCTATGACCAGTTCGTCTTCAGCGACGGGGTCAAGAGCCCGGCCCTGGTCCAGGCAATCGGCGGCGCCGCGCTGGCCGGCATGTACGGCACCGGGCCGGCCCCTCCGCCGGCCAGCGAGTCCGCCGCTCGGTGGGAGGCGGCCTACCTGGACGCCTACAGCAAGCCCCCGGCAGGCACGTACGTCCGCGAGGTCTACGACGCCACCGTCGCCCTAGCGCTCGCGGCCGAAACGGCCGCGAGCACCGACGGCGCCGCGATCCGCGACCAGCTGCGCGCGGTGGGCGGCGGACCGGGAGAAGTCGTATTTGCGGGGCCGGACGGCATTGCCCGGGCGCTCGAAATACTCGGCGCGGGCGGCGCGGTCGATTACGACGGCGCCTCGGGGACGCTGGATTGGGACGAGAACGGCGACCTGCGCCGCGGCTTCATCGGCATTTGGCGCTACACGACCGACGAGCGGATTGAGGACGTCGATGTCGTGCTCTTCGAGAATTAG
- a CDS encoding Rieske (2Fe-2S) protein translates to MAHDGKVNAGKLSDLAPGRCHSLRVNGRTLVLVRDGDAVHALDNRCPHMGFPLDRGSVDDGILTCHWHHARFDVTTGGTFDLWADDVPAFPTDVIDGDIWIDLRADRDELAHHRRRLRDGLERNLSLVIAKAVIGLLEAGANPREPFRIGLEFGVRYLADGWGQGLTVLTCMMNLLPRLPRDQHARALFHGLSNVASDCAGAAPRFPAGPLPDAPADSAALKRWFRRSVEVRDATGAERCLLTAVRAGFEPEALADMLFAAATDHRYLSSGHVLDFTNKALEALDVAGWDLAEGVLASLARGYANAQRMEESNAWRRPHNLVEILEDSFGEIPDVAAAADRRAPWADRGTLIDTVLGDDPDDIAASLTAALRSGTGPVQLAETVVQAAVTRVARFHVSNEFGDWDRALHTLSFANAVRCGLMRSPSRELVRGVYDAAMSVYLDRFLNVPPARVPSLDGQPPTPGAELLRQLPDILDRRQRVDDAARVVVEYRAGDGRDDDLLAAMGGALLREDRNFHTIQAVEAAMRQFDLATQSEDATMALVAGARYLAAHAPTVRAQGQTFQIAQRLHRGEALYEESPD, encoded by the coding sequence ATGGCGCATGACGGCAAGGTCAATGCCGGCAAGCTGAGCGATCTCGCGCCCGGTCGCTGCCACAGCCTGCGCGTCAATGGGCGCACCCTGGTGCTCGTCCGCGACGGCGACGCGGTGCATGCGCTCGACAATCGCTGTCCCCACATGGGATTCCCGCTCGACCGCGGCAGCGTGGACGACGGGATTCTCACCTGCCACTGGCACCACGCGCGCTTCGACGTGACCACGGGCGGCACGTTCGATCTTTGGGCCGACGATGTGCCGGCATTCCCGACCGATGTGATCGACGGCGACATCTGGATCGACCTGCGGGCCGATCGCGACGAGCTGGCGCATCACCGCCGCCGTCTGCGCGACGGCCTGGAGCGCAACCTGTCGCTGGTCATCGCCAAGGCGGTCATCGGCCTGCTGGAGGCCGGCGCGAACCCGCGCGAGCCGTTCCGCATTGGGCTGGAGTTCGGGGTGCGCTACCTCGCCGACGGCTGGGGGCAGGGCCTCACGGTGCTCACCTGCATGATGAACCTGCTGCCCCGGTTACCGCGCGACCAGCATGCTCGGGCGCTGTTTCACGGGCTGTCGAACGTGGCGAGCGACTGCGCGGGGGCCGCGCCGCGATTCCCCGCCGGTCCGCTCCCCGACGCTCCCGCCGATTCCGCCGCGCTCAAGCGCTGGTTCCGCCGCTCCGTCGAGGTTCGCGACGCCACCGGCGCCGAACGCTGTCTGCTCACCGCCGTGCGGGCCGGATTCGAGCCGGAGGCTCTGGCCGACATGCTGTTCGCCGCCGCGACCGACCACCGCTACCTGTCCAGTGGCCACGTGCTCGACTTCACCAACAAGGCGCTCGAGGCGCTTGACGTCGCCGGCTGGGACCTTGCCGAGGGCGTGCTGGCCTCGCTCGCTCGGGGGTATGCCAACGCGCAGCGCATGGAGGAGTCCAACGCCTGGCGGCGGCCGCACAACCTGGTGGAAATCCTGGAGGACTCGTTTGGCGAGATTCCAGATGTCGCCGCGGCGGCTGATCGGCGAGCTCCTTGGGCTGACCGCGGAACGCTGATCGACACTGTCCTGGGCGACGACCCCGACGACATCGCCGCGTCGCTCACCGCCGCGCTGCGCTCGGGCACCGGCCCGGTGCAGCTCGCGGAGACCGTCGTGCAAGCCGCGGTCACGCGGGTTGCCCGTTTTCACGTCAGCAACGAGTTCGGCGACTGGGACCGCGCGCTGCACACGCTGTCGTTTGCCAACGCGGTTCGCTGCGGCCTGATGCGGTCGCCGTCGCGCGAGTTGGTGCGTGGCGTCTACGACGCGGCCATGAGCGTCTACCTCGACCGCTTCCTCAACGTCCCTCCGGCGCGCGTGCCGAGTCTCGACGGCCAGCCGCCGACGCCGGGCGCCGAGCTGCTGCGGCAATTGCCCGACATCCTGGATCGGCGGCAGCGCGTCGACGACGCCGCGCGGGTGGTAGTCGAGTACCGCGCCGGCGATGGGCGCGACGACGATCTCCTCGCGGCCATGGGCGGTGCGCTGCTGCGCGAGGACCGCAACTTCCACACCATCCAGGCGGTTGAGGCGGCGATGCGGCAGTTCGACCTAGCGACGCAATCTGAAGACGCCACCATGGCCCTCGTGGCCGGCGCGCGCTATCTCGCGGCGCACGCGCCCACGGTGCGCGCCCAGGGCCAGACGTTTCAGATCGCCCAGCGCCTGCATCGTGGCGAGGCGCTCTACGAGGAATCGCCCGACTAG